A stretch of the Candidatus Saccharimonadales bacterium genome encodes the following:
- the ilvB gene encoding biosynthetic-type acetolactate synthase large subunit, with product MTTKEQTLDGAQALIKTLELLDVEYIFGYSGGAVIPIFDAIVTTKTSIKLIASRHEQGAVHMADGYARATGKPGVVLVTSGPGAGNAITGLMTAHMDSVPMVLISGQQITSMLGLDAFQETDVINLSMPVVKHSYQILGADDIPQIVREAFSIASSGRPGPVVIDIPKDISSAPYKAGAATLQVADKTVVQLSAAPADTVSVSTGLQSIADAVSRAKRPLLLVGQGVLISGAAKALRGFAEQQQIPVVTTLLGKGAIDETDLLSLGMLGMHGTAYANFAITETDCLINIGSRFDDRIVGEASVFASQATICHIDIDATEINKMVATDYSAICDAKYALEQLENLVKPRARPDWLARIADLKAAYPLSFVASDQTLSQQCIINTLTKLTDGEAVVCTDVGQHQMWAAQFYKTKHPRHWLSSGGAGTMGFGMPAALGAQLGRPDQLVISISGDGGFQMTEYELATAANLKLPIKIIILDNKCLGMVRQWQEMFYDNRESGISLHGNPDFALLAQAYGIKTFHIAQSRDAKQQLQSALDYNDGPVVVWCEVEKADNIYPMIPAGRSYAHMMLEAPAKKLEKPIGST from the coding sequence ATGACAACCAAAGAGCAGACACTCGACGGCGCACAGGCGCTTATAAAAACCCTCGAACTACTTGATGTCGAGTATATTTTTGGTTACAGCGGCGGCGCCGTCATACCGATATTTGATGCCATCGTAACGACGAAGACCAGTATCAAACTCATAGCCAGCCGGCATGAACAAGGCGCCGTACACATGGCAGACGGCTACGCCCGTGCTACCGGCAAACCCGGCGTTGTGCTGGTCACCAGCGGACCGGGAGCTGGCAATGCTATCACGGGTCTGATGACAGCACATATGGATAGCGTACCGATGGTGCTAATCAGCGGCCAACAGATAACCAGCATGCTTGGCCTAGATGCCTTTCAGGAGACGGATGTCATAAACTTGAGCATGCCGGTCGTCAAGCACAGCTATCAGATCTTGGGGGCCGACGACATACCGCAGATTGTGAGGGAAGCTTTCAGTATTGCAAGCAGCGGACGACCCGGACCGGTCGTCATAGATATACCGAAAGATATTAGCTCCGCACCATATAAGGCCGGGGCAGCGACACTCCAAGTTGCAGACAAAACGGTCGTGCAACTGTCGGCAGCACCGGCAGATACTGTGTCGGTTTCGACTGGGTTGCAATCAATCGCGGACGCCGTGTCGCGGGCCAAACGCCCGTTATTACTGGTCGGCCAGGGCGTGCTTATCTCGGGTGCAGCTAAGGCATTACGGGGCTTTGCCGAGCAGCAGCAGATACCAGTTGTCACAACACTGCTCGGCAAGGGCGCTATCGACGAAACTGATCTGCTCAGCCTCGGTATGCTTGGTATGCACGGCACGGCCTACGCCAATTTTGCAATTACCGAAACGGATTGTCTTATAAACATCGGGTCGCGGTTTGATGACCGGATTGTCGGTGAAGCCTCCGTCTTTGCCAGCCAGGCCACAATTTGCCACATTGATATTGATGCGACTGAAATAAATAAAATGGTCGCCACCGACTACAGCGCTATTTGTGACGCCAAATATGCACTGGAGCAGCTGGAAAATCTCGTTAAACCACGGGCACGCCCTGATTGGTTAGCACGGATTGCCGATCTAAAAGCAGCCTATCCATTAAGCTTTGTAGCCTCCGACCAGACATTGTCGCAGCAGTGTATTATCAATACGCTGACTAAACTAACTGATGGCGAGGCGGTCGTCTGCACTGACGTCGGCCAGCATCAAATGTGGGCCGCACAGTTCTACAAAACTAAGCATCCGCGCCACTGGCTTAGTTCTGGCGGCGCTGGCACAATGGGATTCGGCATGCCGGCGGCACTGGGCGCCCAGCTCGGCCGGCCGGACCAGCTGGTTATCAGTATCAGCGGTGATGGCGGCTTCCAGATGACCGAATACGAGCTCGCTACAGCTGCAAACCTAAAGCTACCTATCAAAATCATCATACTCGATAACAAATGTCTTGGTATGGTGCGTCAGTGGCAGGAAATGTTCTATGACAACCGCGAGAGCGGCATCAGTCTGCATGGCAATCCGGATTTTGCACTTTTGGCTCAAGCCTACGGCATCAAAACATTTCACATTGCTCAATCACGTGACGCAAAACAACAGTTGCAAAGCGCGCTCGATTATAACGACGGGCCGGTCGTTGTCTGGTGTGAGGTTGAAAAGGCGGATAACATATACCCTATGATTCCGGCAGGCCGGTCGTATGCCCACATGATGCTGGAAGCACCCGCTAAAAAACTAGAGAAGCCAATCGGGAGCACATAA